A stretch of the Klebsiella sp. WP3-W18-ESBL-02 genome encodes the following:
- a CDS encoding toll/interleukin-1 receptor domain-containing protein has translation MYKAYSLRVDDDAFDGYLRHGETIKRANNLAAKSGLDAFFDGDGSLVATKIMEDWFPEIKANVFISHSHKDEELAIKLAGWLKNRLGISSFIDSCVWGYSPELLKKLDTRFCLKESGHYDYDKRNITNGHVNMILATSLTKMIDQCECIIFLNTPNSISCKGSIESYGTESPWIYAEIEATRLLRVNEPKRGVLVKASMEGRDFSMDESISVKYDLNLKHLHLLRDRHIRALHNCGRTGTDALDFLYSSI, from the coding sequence ATGTACAAAGCATATAGTTTAAGAGTGGATGATGATGCTTTTGATGGTTATTTACGACATGGTGAAACCATAAAAAGAGCAAATAACCTTGCTGCTAAAAGTGGACTTGATGCATTTTTTGATGGTGACGGAAGTCTAGTTGCAACAAAAATAATGGAAGATTGGTTTCCAGAAATAAAAGCAAATGTATTTATCTCCCACTCACATAAAGATGAAGAACTAGCAATAAAACTAGCTGGATGGTTAAAAAATAGACTAGGTATTTCTTCGTTCATTGACTCTTGTGTTTGGGGGTATTCCCCAGAACTTTTGAAAAAGCTAGATACAAGATTCTGCCTTAAAGAAAGTGGGCACTATGACTATGACAAAAGAAACATCACAAATGGTCACGTGAATATGATCTTGGCGACTTCACTTACAAAAATGATTGATCAATGTGAGTGCATCATATTCTTGAATACTCCTAACTCAATTTCATGCAAAGGATCTATTGAGAGTTATGGCACTGAATCTCCTTGGATATATGCGGAAATCGAAGCGACTAGATTACTTAGAGTAAACGAACCCAAAAGAGGAGTGCTTGTTAAAGCTTCTATGGAAGGGAGAGATTTCTCTATGGATGAATCTATATCAGTAAAGTATGACTTAAATTTAAAGCACCTGCATCTTCTGAGGGATAGACATATTCGCGCTTTGCATAATTGTGGCAGAACAGGAACAGATGCGTTAGACTTTCTGTATAGCTCTATTTGA